The DNA segment ATGAACTCTCAGGGGATTAGTAACTTCAGTGGTTCCAAGTTATTCTTTGTTACTGGTCATattgaaatattctttttttcatttacctGCACTTGAGAATTCATTTAGGCAAACATCGAAATGAGCAATGTACATGAGAGTGGTCCAGAAATCTGGTCTTGTTTAGATTGCTGGTTAATTGAAAAGCAGGAAGAACAGAATGAGATAATGAATTCAAATTGGTATTTTCTCCCAGTTCTTGGAACAATAGCGTGTTGGTGATCTGCTTTGAAATCCAAtcttgtgatttttatttatttttttttgtcaagtaGGGAAGTGAACCCAGGGTCTTCTATATGCCAAGTACACATTCTGCACTGAGCTACATTCTGGGTCCCCTGAGTTCTGTCTATGATTTTGTAGCAGGGTTAATGTTCAGCATGGTATTTTCTCAGAgtaagcttttgttttgttgtaattaGATGAACATGTAACTAGTGCTGTTGAGATAATTAACTAAGTCCCACTCACTATGATAATGTCTACAATGTGGAAGATGTTACCAGTCACAGCATTTACTTTGATTGTTAGATGTAGGACCAGAAGAAAATGTTATAAGTCATATCATCTCGTAAATATAATAGTTGCTGCTTTGGTTTGGATCATCAAGAATCCTAAGGGCTTATCATTttcacttttctcttctcttaatTAACTTGTTTAAGGCACTCTTCATGTCCTCATTCCTAAGGGTGTAGATAATGGGATTCAGTAGAGGGGTAACAGCagtgaaaaacacagacacaaccTTGTCCTCAGGAAGGCTGGTGGATGGGCGTGAGTAGATGAAGATACAGTGTCCCAGAAACAGAGTGACTACGGTGAGATGGGCTGCACAGGTGGACAAGGCTTTCCTCTTGCCGTCAGAGATCTGTTGCCTCAGACTCACAAGGATGACTGCATAGGACACTACAAGAACCACAAAACATACCACAGAGATCAGCCCACTGTTGGAGACAATGAGAATCTCAATGATGTGGGTGTCAGTGCAAGCCAGTTTGATCACTTGAGGTACATCACAGAAGAAGTTGTCAATCTCATCAGGACCACAGTAGGGCAGCTTGATGGTGAGTGAGGTGAGAGATATGGAATGGATGGTCCCCCCTGTCCATAGGGCTGCTGCCAGCATCATACACACCTTCCAGTTCATTATTGTCATATACTGCAAAGGTTTACAAATAGCCACATAGCGATCATAGGCCATGACAGTAAGAAGGAAGATCTCTGTGCAGGCAAAGAGGTGCAGGAAGAACATCTGGACCACACAGGCATCAAAGGAGATGAGCTTTTCTTCTGAGAAGGTGTCACTCAGCATCTTTGGGACAGTGACAGTGGAATGGCAGACATCAATAAAGGACAGATTGCTGAGGAAGAAATACATGGGAGTATGGAGCCGGCGGTCATATATGATTGTTATGACAATGAGGATGTTACCAACCAGTGTCAGGACATAGAAAATGAGGAATATGAAAAAAACAGCCATTTGTACTAATGGATTTGTAGATAAACCTGTGAGCCGAAATGACATCACTGAAGTTTCGTTGATGAGGACAGCCTTTTCCATTCTTTTAATTCTCTGTCAAAAATTAGATTAAAAGCTTGAAATGAATATAACACTTAACATGTACATCAATCATTTGGTCCCTTAATTTCTTGGTTATTTATGACCTCGTCTATATTTATAATTTGTGGGTCAAATATCTTGTGTTTATTTCCTGTTctgttcccctctctctccacccttgGTGCTTTGAATTTGATAGCAGCTCAAACGTGAAATGCTCACTTAACCTGTGAAACAACAAcctctgttttgtgtttcttaaaCAAATTCTATTTCAGCATCTCCACTAGATGTTAAACCAACACTTTGGGAGTAATGCTATAGTGAGCCTTTATTTACTAGGAAATTAAAAATTATGTTGAAGAAGGAGGTGGAGAGCTCAAAGAAGCTATTTCTCCTGTAGTCACGTATCAGTATTTAGAGTTAtgttatatgtttttgtttttgtttttgttttttttggagacagaatctcaaaGAGTccagacttgctatgtagctgagggtgtcCTTGAAGTCCTGATCCACCTCCCTCACTTCCTGACTGCTGAGTTTGCTGATGTGTGCCATCTCAACCAGCTCAGACTATGGACTAAGGTTATCCACAGTCTAAATAAGTCCTTTGTCTAAGGTCCATAAACTTGgcctttgaatatattttctattgttttctgATTGTATTTTTCATGAGCCCAAATGTCTTCTCTCCTTTTGCCCAGATGCTGGGAGCTTGATGTCCACAACATCAGTATTTGAGGACCACAGCCATTCACCATGCTGCTGGACAGATGGCCATGTGGCTGTGATGTTTGTTGAACAGTTCCTTAGAGAAGGCTGCACAAACCTAGGAGCCCTAAGATGCAGACAGACTTGTCCTCAACCTGAAGGTCAAGGTCCAGGCTTGGCAACACTGACTAGATCATCCCCAGCTCTTCAGATTCTCATTCTGTTGCTTGATTTACTGGTCTATGAGTAAATACAAAGaagttgttttattcattttttatattagctTTCCTCTGATCCAAATGTCACTGTTACTTTGCaagattttatctatctatctatctatctatctatctatctatctatctatctatctatctatctatctatctatcatctatctatccatcctctaattctctctctctcctgtatctaactgtgtgtgtgtatgtatgtatgtatgtatgtatgtatgaatgtatgtattcatccatttatgtctgtctgtctgtatctatgtatgtatatacatatgtatgtatgtatccatctgtctgtctatctattctATGTAcatggttgttttgcctgcatatgttaATGTGCATCATGTGAATGTCTGgtacccatggaagtcagaagagggcatgagattcttctggaactggagttgcagatactTAAAAGCTTCCACGTAAGTGCTATCAAAAGATCTTGgtgcctctgcaagagcagccagtgatcatAATCGCTGAGACCTCTCTCCACTAccactactgttttttttttaaataacaatttCATGGTCTATATGAAACTCCCAGAATTTTAGTTCTTAATGGGAGTTGAGGGTttagttccccccccccacacactttaACAAATGGCAAAAATGAGGCATATTGAGCTGAAACAGTAATTAGGCTCAAGGTTACTCAAAATTGGAGTTTAAGCTGGGTCTAGAGTTCAGGTctcctggtcctgggctttatctACTTTACCATTGCTTTGAATTTCTGTGGTGTCCAGCATAATAGGAGAGTCAAGCAGAGGTATCTCAATGGCCTCTTTCTTCTCTTAGGTGTCCTGAGTCTGCTTGGGGTTTGCTCTTCCATGAGCCCACTTCTCAGGCTTGCCCAATCATGCCATCTTTGCACACAGCTTTCCAGTGGTGGCTCACCCAGGGGACCTGTTTGTCTTTGTCCCCCAGAGCCCCTCATCCTGTGCTGCCTGTCCTACAACATTCCTCAGGATCAGACTCTGCTGGACAAACACTTCTTCCCAATACTGCTTAGGGGAAACTCCCTTCTGCTCTCAGAAATTTCTAATATTCCCTGCCATTCACCGTGCCAGACTTATGCAAACAATGGGCATTTTTGCTGTTTATGTCAAAAGAAAGATTAACAGTAGGGTCAAATTGAGGCACTAACCAAATGGCAAACAGGATACTTTTAGACAGGGATCTTTCAATTAACacctaaaaaaaaacaactagacTAGTGTCTTGTTACAATTTACAGCAATATCTTAACATAGCTATGGATTAATTTTACATCTTATCATTTCTCTTAGAACAtacatttaacatttttcttttgcacagaaaactatttaaattatttaattagtgACTTACAACCACTTTCCTTGTTTAAAAACTTAAGGTTGAAGGGCCAGATATTGATTTTAAATTCATCATGTGACATTTGGTCTGAAGCAAAGACTTCTGCTTCCTCCTCATTGGACAGTGATTTACACAGTTACCTCACCCTTTCTCCTGTCAACATTTTTCTCGGACTTCTGTGAGCTCACATGAAAAGATTCTTAGAAAATGTACTGTCCAGTGACATAAAATAACTGAGGTAAAAATATGGGCTAGAGTGACGATTCAGAGTTAAGAGCACCTGTCACTGTTGCAGATGACCTGGGCTTGGTCCccaacacctgtaactccagttccagtgtatTTGAGTCCTTTTTCTAACCTCCATGGGTACAGGCACTTACATGgtacttacacacatgcatgcaatcaAAACACTCATCCAAGTAagataaactaaataaatctaaaagtatATGTTGTGTGAAACTACATCTTTCAGAAAAATGTATTAGATCATGaataagaacaaaattaaaatatctataaATCTCACCTGAGTGCCTTCTGATTCTCGCAGTTCCTCCAAAAATACCTGGGTCTTCTGTCTGGTAGTTTGAGTATAATGAAAATTATCTTCCAGCAGAAGGAAGAATTTTCTTGAAGTTGGATAGTCAGAAAACCTTGtgtacattgatttttttctcccctATGGAGAAGGTGAGAAATCCTGAAGTTTCCTGGAGAGTTTGTTCACAGTTGGTCATAAGTCAGAGCAGAGAGGCACTATTCCCAAT comes from the Mus musculus strain C57BL/6J chromosome 14, GRCm38.p6 C57BL/6J genome and includes:
- the Olfr1508 gene encoding odorant receptor MOR10, coding for MEKAVLINETSVMSFRLTGLSTNPLVQMAVFFIFLIFYVLTLVGNILIVITIIYDRRLHTPMYFFLSNLSFIDVCHSTVTVPKMLSDTFSEEKLISFDACVVQMFFLHLFACTEIFLLTVMAYDRYVAICKPLQYMTIMNWKVCMMLAAALWTGGTIHSISLTSLTIKLPYCGPDEIDNFFCDVPQVIKLACTDTHIIEILIVSNSGLISVVCFVVLVVSYAVILVSLRQQISDGKRKALSTCAAHLTVVTLFLGHCIFIYSRPSTSLPEDKVVSVFFTAVTPLLNPIIYTLRNEDMKSALNKLIKRREK